A window of the Corythoichthys intestinalis isolate RoL2023-P3 chromosome 6, ASM3026506v1, whole genome shotgun sequence genome harbors these coding sequences:
- the fkrp gene encoding fukutin-related protein: protein MRITLCQGVLTGAIVLNLLILYYVSRAQQQMMERRKEHGRASKRTALPVSALGGGMAGPVRPGSEPVAVVAGSSNRSPRVTVLLREFENFENYVGDVANSFLRQRPELPFLVVADTPPYPPLVLPDGSRLLVLNPSPDQPPQAHRPEFHVQTEFVLLVPDGVELEPPRAMERLIKELEGEGGGPVRLVASPVLVRSAVQCLHLRVNLREWTATYSTAMSGSSGSVCTALQGDAVVLIRAEDLFNLSVPLGRPLFSSLFIQTTLRGWKVKLLESPCFSANHRPLFSSAHNQWKADTRLKESTGKLMRSFGLKRLLLPDGKEQWHGCSKETPRCFGTVQDDTPDYLYLDRWTPPCCLRALRETAKYVINILESSGVRYWLEGGTLLGAVRHQDIIPWDYDIDLGIYLEDVPNCDHLKNLDSGSLVDANGYVWERAVEGDFYRVQYSEANHLHVDLWPFYSRNGVMTKDTWTEHKQDVEFPEHFLQPLVPMLFAGINAYGPNNHRSFLELKFGEGVVENPQYPNPAKKRLDRAKL, encoded by the coding sequence ATGAGGATCACTTTATGCCAAGGTGTGTTGACCGGGGCCATAGTCCTCAACCTCCTCATCCTCTACTATGTTTCCCGAGCCCAGCAGCAAATGATGGAGAGGAGGAAAGAGCACGGTAGGGCCTCCAAGAGGACTGCCCTACCTGTCTCCGCTCTAGGGGGAGGCATGGCAGGACCCGTCAGGCCTGGCAGTGAGCCCGTAGCAGTTGTGGCTGGGTCAAGTAATCGTAGTCCGCGCGTGACTGTGCTCCTTCGGGAGTTTGAAAACTTTGAGAACTACGTCGGGGATGTCGCCAATTCCTTCCTCAGACAAAGACCTGAGCTTCCTTTCCTGGTCGTGGCCGACACACCTCCATACCCACCTCTGGTGCTTCCTGACGGCTCTCGCCTCCTGGTGCTCAATCCAAGCCCAGACCAGCCGCCGCAAGCACACAGGCCAGAGTTTCACGTCCAAACAGAGTTTGTTCTTCTCGTTCCGGACGGCGTGGAGCTGGAGCCGCCCCGAGCTATGGAGAGATTGATTAAAGAGCTGGAAGGTGAGGGCGGCGGTCCAGTGAGGCTTGTGGCTTCACCCGTACTGGTTCGATCTGCCGTGCAGTGTCTCCACTTGCGGGTGAACCTCCGCGAGTGGACTGCCACTTATTCTACGGCCATGTCCGGGAGTAGCGGCAGCGTGTGCACGGCATTGCAAGGCGATGCCGTGGTGCTCATCCGTGCAGAGGATCTATTCAATCTCTCTGTACCGCTGGGCCGCCCCCTTTTTTCCTCACTCTTCATCCAGACCACACTAAGGGGCTGGAAGGTGAAACTCCTGGAGAGTCCGTGTTTCTCTGCCAATCACCGGCCCCTCTTCAGCTCTGCTCACAACCAGTGGAAGGCTGACACCCGACTGAAGGAGTCCACGGGGAAGCTGATGAGGAGCTTCGGTCTGAAGCGTCTTCTGCTACCCGATGGAAAAGAACAGTGGCACGGCTGCAGCAAGGAGACACCTCGCTGCTTCGGCACAGTGCAGGACGATACGCCGGACTACCTCTATCTGGATCGCTGGACACCACCGTGTTGTCTGCGCGCACTCAGAGAAACTGCCAAATACGTCATCAACATCCTAGAGAGTTCCGGGGTGCGCTACTGGCTGGAAGGTGGGACTTTGCTAGGCGCCGTCCGTCACCAGGACATCATCCCATGGGATTACGACATAGACCTGGGAATCTACCTGGAGGATGTACCAAACTGCGATCACTTGAAGAACCTAGACTCGGGCTCGCTTGTGGACGCTAACGGATATGTGTGGGAACGTGCGGTGGAAGGCGACTTCTACAGGGTGCAGTACAGCGAGGCCAACCACCTGCATGTGGATCTATGGCCCTTCTACTCCCGCAACGGGGTCATGACCAAAGACACGTGGACAGAGCACAAGCAGGACGTGGAGTTTCCCGAACACTTCCTCCAGCCGCTCGTGCCCATGCTCTTCGCAGGCATCAATGCCTACGGTCCGAATAACCACCGCTCATTCTTGGAACTCAAATTCGGTGAAGGGGTTGTGGAGAACCCCCAATATCCAAACCCTGCTAAGAAAAGATTGGACCGTGCCAAATTATGA
- the slc1a5 gene encoding neutral amino acid transporter B(0), whose product MADKFENVTAPKGGEDQLANGLSRGGGGSSEPLSRRVKRILMANLLVILTVAGVIIGVFIGLGVRNVELSRTQIIYIGFPGELLIRLLKMIIIPLVVCSLVSGAASIDPKALGKLGGWAMLFFLVTTLIASSIGVVMAYIISPGSVTMGKPQIAGLDASVPEPKEVIDSFLDLIRNIFPSNLVSAAFQSYATSYKLVSVNNTNGVLNYTAEKVPFGTNQDGMNILGLVVFAIVFGVALRKLGEEGEILIKFFNSFNEATMVLVSWIMWYAPFGIMFLVAGKIVEMEDVGTLFASLGKYIACCVVGHAIHGFIVLPAIYFVITRKNPYTFLWGIFTALATAFGTASSSATLPLMMKCVEENNGISKQISRFILPIGATVNMDGAACFQCVAAVFIAQLNNYSLNFIQIITILVTATASSVGAAGIPAGGVLTLAIILEAVSLPTNDISLILAVDWLVDRTCTVINVEGDAFGAGLLQFFVDRTAKKEGGAELGEVRPFTPPAEHSPLIEVKGIGHRDNNKTSYPDKESVM is encoded by the exons atgGCCGACAAGTTTGAGAATGTGACCGCCCCGAAAGGCGGAGAGGATCAGCTGGCCAACGGTTTGTCCCGCGGCGGCGGCGGCTCGTCGGAGCCTCTCTCCCGGCGTGTAAAGCGAATACTGATGGCAAACCTCCTGGTGATTCTGACCGTGGCGGGCGTCATTATAGGGGTTTTCATCGGCCTCGGCGTGCGCAACGTGGAACTCTCCCGCACCCAAATCATCTACATCGGCTTCCCAGGCGAGTTGCTTATCCGGCTGCTCAAGATGATTATTATCccattggtggtatgcagtctgGTCTCCGGGGCGGCAAGTATCGATCCAAAAGCCCTGGGCAAGCTGGGAGGTTGGGCGATGCTCTTTTTCCTGGTCACCACGTTGATCGCCTCATCCATCGGCGTGGTGATGGCCTATATCATCAGCCCTGGCTCGGTAACGATGGGAAAACCTCAAATTGCCGGCTTGGATGCCAGCGTCCCCGAGCCCAAAGAGGTCATAGACTCCTTTTTAGACTTGATCAG AAACATCTTTCCCTCCAACTTGGTGTCTGCTGCCTTTCAGTCT TACGCAACAAGCTACAAGCTGGTGAGCGTTAATAACACAAACGGAGTCCTCAACTACACAGCGGAGAAG GTCCCTTTTGGAACAAACCAGGACGGGATGAATATTCTTGGCCTCGTCGTGTTTGCCATCGTGTTTGGTGTGGCTTTGAGGAAATTGGGGGAGGAAGGCGAGATCTTGATTAAGTTCTTCAACTCATTCAATGAAGCCACTATGGTGTTAGTCTCCTGGATCATGTG GTATGCTCCTTTTGGTATCATGTTCCTTGTTGCTGGCAAGATTGTGGAAATGGAGGACGTTGGCACGCTATTTGCCAGTTTGGGAAAATATATAGCATGCTGCGTTGTCGGGCATGCCATTCATGGCTTCATTGTGTTGCCCGCCATTTACTTCGTCATCACAAGGAAGAACCCGTACACTTTTCTGTGGGGAATATTCACTGCTCTAGCCACTGCCTTTGGAACAGCGTCCAG CTCTGCCACACTCCCCCTGATGATGAAGTGCGTAGAGGAAAATAACGGCATCTCCAAGCAAATCAGCCGCTTCATTCTTCCGATAGGCGCCACCGTCAACATGGACGGAGCCGCGTGCTTTCAGTGCGTGGCCGCCGTTTTCATCGCTCAGTTGAACAACTATTCCCTCAACTTCATCCAAATCATTACCATCCT TGTGACTGCCACAGCATCAAGTGTCGGTGCAGCAGGAATACCCGCTGGCGGGGTATTGACGCTTGCTATCATCTTGGAGGCAGTCAGTTTGCCCACCAATGACATATCCCTCATCTTGGCTGTTGACTGGCTAGT ggaCCGCACATGCACAGTGATAAACGTGGAGGGCGATGCCTTCGGAGCAGGCCTCTTGCAGTTTTTCGTAGACCGCACTGCCAAGAAAGAAGGAGGAGCAGAGCTAGGCGAGGTCAGACCCTTCACACCACCCGCTGAGCACTCGCCGCTCATTGAAGTGAAAGGCATCGGACACCgcgacaacaacaaaacatcatACCCGGATAAAGAATCTGTCATGTAA